The Puniceicoccaceae bacterium genomic sequence GCGATGATTGACAATCCGCAGATCACTCTCGACGAACTCATTGAGCATATTCCGGGGCCGGATTTTCCAACAGGCGGCATCATCGCAGGCAAGTCCGGTATCCTCGAATACATGAAGACCGGACGTGGCATCGTGCGCGTCCGAGGTCGCATCGAGGTGGAAGAGGGAGAATCGAGGGACCGCATCCTCATCACCGAGCTGCCCTACAATGTCAACCGCGCCACCTTGGTTTCCAAAATTGCCGAACTGGTGGGAGACAAGGTCATCGAGGGTGTCAGCGACTTGCGCGACGAATCCGATGAGCGCACACGTATCGTAATCGAACTGAAGCGCGGGGTCATTGCGCGTGTGGTGATCAACAAGCTTTACCGCCATACCCAGCTGGAATCTTCCTTTGGAGTCATCCTGCTCGCGCTCGACCAGCGTCGACCCAAGCAGATGAACATCAAGGAACTGATGGAGTGCTTCCTGGAGCATCGCCGTGAGGTCGTCTACCGGCGCACCGAGTTCCGCCTGCGCAAGGCCGAGGATCGCGCCCACGTGCTCGAGGGCTATCTGATTGCATTGGACAACCTCGACGAGGTCGTGCGCATCATCCGGGACTCCAAAAACCGCGAAGAGTCCAAAATTCGCCTCATGGAGCGTTTCCCGCTCACAGCGCGCCAGACAGACGCCATTCTTGACCTTCGCCTCTATCAGCTCACCGGAATTGAGCGCGGCAAGATCGAGGCCGAGTATGAGGAGCTGCAAAAGACCATCGCCGAGTTGCGCAATATTCTCGAAAATGAAGGAGTGCTGCTCACGCTCATCAAGGACGAGATGCTCGAACTCAAGACCAAGTATGAATCCGAGCGACGCACCGAGATCACCATGGCAGAGGGTGAATTCCGCATGGAGGATATCATCCCCAACGAAGGCTGCATCATCACGGTTTCCCACAAGGGCTTTGTCAAGCGCACCAGTATCAACGAATACCGCTCACAGAAACGGGGCGGAAAGGGCGTGATCGGCACAGGTTCCTACAACGAGGATTTCACCGAGCACATGTTCACGGCATCCACCCACGATTTCATCATGTTTGTGATGAATAACGGACGGGTCTACGTGGAAAAGGTCTACATGATCCCCGAGGGAACTCGCACGTCAAAGGGACGCCAGATCAAGAATATCCTCGAGGTTCAGGAGGAGGAATCCATTGCTGCCATGATTTGCGTCAAGGAATTCACATCCGACCTGCACCTTGTCATGGGTACCCAACGTGGGGTGGTCAAGAAGACCAATCTCATCGACTACAAAAACCATCGCAAGGGAGGGATCATCGGCATACATATCGATGAGGGTGACCGTCTCATCGGTGCCGAACTCACCAAGGGTGATGATGAACTGTTCATTGTCACACGCAATGGCATGTCGATCCGTTTCCACGAAACCGATCTCCGGGACCAGGGCCGGGCGACGCGCGGGGTGCGCGGTATTCGCCTCAAGGACGAAAAGGATGCAGTTACCTCCATCGGTGTCGTGGATCGCGAGGCTACCTTGCTGGTCGCCGGAGAAGACGGTATTGGAAAGCGCAGTTCCTTTGATGACTTCCGCGTGCAGTCCCGAGCAGGTTCGGGCATCATTGCCATTAAGAACGACGCTGTGGCGGGTGCGCTCGCGGTCAAGGAAGACGATGAGATCATGATGCTCACCCTGGGTGGTCAGGCGGTGCGCTCCCCCGTCCGGGACATCCGGGTGATCGGGCGCTCCACACAGGGCGTAAGGTTGATCAATCTCGCAGCCGACGACAAGTTGATCGGGATCTGTCGCGTGATTGAAATTGACGAAACCGAAGCCTGATTCTGACCCGTCTTTGCAATCTCCATTCAGGCCGTTGAA encodes the following:
- the gyrA gene encoding DNA gyrase subunit A, with the protein product MDNPNERIFSTNITDIMQTAYIDYSMSVIVSRALPDARDGLKPVQRRILYAMFREGLLHNRPFDKCAGVVGEVLKNYHPHGDSSVYDTLVRMAQSWVMRYPLIDPQGNFGSVDGDPPAAYRYTESRLREIAEDLLRGIDENTVDFVPNYKESTTEPTVLPTALPSLLMNGSTGIAVGMATNIPPHNLGELINGLCAMIDNPQITLDELIEHIPGPDFPTGGIIAGKSGILEYMKTGRGIVRVRGRIEVEEGESRDRILITELPYNVNRATLVSKIAELVGDKVIEGVSDLRDESDERTRIVIELKRGVIARVVINKLYRHTQLESSFGVILLALDQRRPKQMNIKELMECFLEHRREVVYRRTEFRLRKAEDRAHVLEGYLIALDNLDEVVRIIRDSKNREESKIRLMERFPLTARQTDAILDLRLYQLTGIERGKIEAEYEELQKTIAELRNILENEGVLLTLIKDEMLELKTKYESERRTEITMAEGEFRMEDIIPNEGCIITVSHKGFVKRTSINEYRSQKRGGKGVIGTGSYNEDFTEHMFTASTHDFIMFVMNNGRVYVEKVYMIPEGTRTSKGRQIKNILEVQEEESIAAMICVKEFTSDLHLVMGTQRGVVKKTNLIDYKNHRKGGIIGIHIDEGDRLIGAELTKGDDELFIVTRNGMSIRFHETDLRDQGRATRGVRGIRLKDEKDAVTSIGVVDREATLLVAGEDGIGKRSSFDDFRVQSRAGSGIIAIKNDAVAGALAVKEDDEIMMLTLGGQAVRSPVRDIRVIGRSTQGVRLINLAADDKLIGICRVIEIDETEA